In a single window of the Thermofilum uzonense genome:
- a CDS encoding ABC transporter ATP-binding protein produces the protein MAWWHDLGRLDEQEAKIPLREVASRVLPLLKPYTKYFAIIVLAAVVRLGANLLFPLLTGRIIDSALSKNFNGILVFSAAYLAAALVFWASGVERVYATAIAGQRFVRDLRERLMRSILGSKVVKLRGELTGKIVSRVMNDVDVISDMFTQGLVEFIVDLLTMIGAFFIMFTLSTELSLVILPLVVSVFLVSFYFARRARAAFTRARRMIAEVSARVEQDASGAAVVKTFIHRRGSRESEFEQVSRAYMESNVEATRVVSAVNPTLSAIRVAGVALILYYGGMLIASGRLTPGILVAFFGYLNMFFMPLQLLAMYINSFQSVLVSTERVTSLLNMEQEVSGSLVKPVEGHVEVKEVTFSYEEGLPVLKGVSIEAHPGEMVAVVGPTGSGKTTLAKLLLRFYEPESGSILLDGTPVEEYDLKYLRSVVAYVPQEPSAISGKVIDNITASRKAPRAEVEELIGRLGVKSIIESIPGGLDGEIVEEGKNLSKGQRQLLSLLRAIVSKPRVLVLDEATSNLDVVTELNILQELQRMIREEKATLIVIAHRLAAIRNADRIYVLRDGKVVEQGRHEELLRLRGTYYRLWIAQVSDLAETLVKVVQTATKTRK, from the coding sequence ATGGCATGGTGGCATGACTTAGGCAGGCTTGACGAGCAGGAGGCCAAGATACCCTTAAGGGAGGTTGCGTCGAGGGTTCTCCCCCTACTCAAGCCGTATACAAAGTATTTTGCAATAATAGTATTGGCAGCAGTAGTCAGGCTGGGGGCTAACCTGCTATTCCCTCTACTAACCGGGAGAATAATAGACTCTGCCTTGTCCAAGAACTTTAACGGGATACTCGTATTTTCGGCCGCTTATCTTGCCGCAGCCCTAGTCTTCTGGGCCTCGGGCGTGGAAAGGGTTTACGCCACAGCTATAGCCGGGCAGAGATTCGTCCGGGACCTGCGCGAGAGGCTTATGCGGTCAATCCTCGGCTCGAAGGTTGTAAAGCTCAGGGGTGAACTTACAGGAAAGATAGTCTCCAGGGTAATGAACGACGTCGACGTCATCTCCGACATGTTCACCCAGGGGCTCGTAGAGTTCATCGTAGACCTCCTGACAATGATAGGGGCATTCTTCATAATGTTCACACTCAGCACCGAGCTCTCCCTAGTCATCCTACCCCTAGTTGTCTCAGTGTTCCTTGTGAGCTTCTACTTCGCCCGCAGGGCTAGAGCTGCGTTCACGAGGGCTAGGAGGATGATAGCAGAGGTCTCTGCGCGTGTGGAGCAGGACGCCTCGGGGGCAGCCGTCGTCAAGACGTTCATCCACAGGAGAGGCTCGCGAGAATCGGAGTTTGAGCAGGTGAGCAGGGCCTACATGGAGTCGAACGTCGAGGCCACCCGAGTCGTATCAGCAGTCAACCCCACGCTTTCAGCGATAAGGGTTGCTGGAGTCGCACTAATACTCTACTATGGAGGCATGCTCATCGCATCCGGCAGGCTCACTCCTGGAATCCTTGTAGCCTTCTTCGGCTACCTCAACATGTTCTTCATGCCCCTCCAGCTACTAGCGATGTACATAAACTCCTTCCAGTCCGTGCTTGTCTCCACAGAGAGGGTTACAAGCCTGCTAAACATGGAGCAGGAGGTGAGCGGTAGCCTGGTAAAACCAGTCGAGGGACATGTAGAGGTGAAAGAGGTAACTTTCTCGTACGAGGAAGGGCTACCAGTCTTGAAGGGGGTGAGCATCGAGGCGCATCCAGGCGAGATGGTCGCCGTCGTAGGTCCCACTGGCAGCGGCAAGACGACCCTGGCCAAGCTCCTACTCCGCTTCTACGAGCCCGAGTCAGGCTCGATACTCCTGGACGGGACGCCTGTCGAGGAGTACGACCTTAAGTATCTCAGGAGCGTGGTAGCCTATGTGCCCCAGGAGCCCTCAGCCATATCCGGCAAGGTTATAGACAACATCACTGCTAGCAGAAAAGCCCCACGCGCGGAGGTCGAGGAGCTTATCGGGAGACTGGGTGTGAAAAGCATAATAGAAAGCATTCCAGGCGGGCTTGACGGCGAGATAGTCGAGGAGGGCAAGAACCTCTCAAAAGGGCAGAGACAACTCTTATCCCTACTAAGGGCGATAGTATCGAAGCCCAGAGTCCTCGTCCTAGACGAGGCTACGAGCAACCTAGACGTAGTCACAGAGCTGAACATACTCCAGGAGCTCCAGAGGATGATACGCGAGGAAAAAGCCACCCTCATAGTCATAGCCCACAGGCTAGCGGCGATACGCAACGCTGACAGGATATACGTCCTGAGAGACGGCAAGGTAGTCGAACAGGGGAGGCACGAGGAACTCCTCCGCCTGAGGGGCACGTACTACAGGCTATGGATAGCCCAGGTATCAGACCTCGCCGAGACCCTTGTAAAGGTAGTGCAAACAGCAACAAAGACTAGAAAATAA
- a CDS encoding carbohydrate ABC transporter permease produces MRRAELLAAAILALFVALWLLPFWAVLMTSLKDDTEARLTLPVAPPTRPTLYPFFRAFDLMKQGLFNSLVFTVLATIFSTVIGSLNGYFLAKIRYSDILILLLSFGIFIPYHAVAIPLLIVTSRLGLYNSLLGLTLVHTAYGIPICTLFFTSFLSELPQSLIDAARVDGADETTIYTRVVLPVSWPAFVVTAVFQFTSIWNDFLFGLILTQGVNQPASVVLANLLGTTAAEWNTQMAGTFLYAFPVVLVYFLLGKYLVRGYLAGAIKA; encoded by the coding sequence GTGAGGCGAGCCGAGCTATTAGCCGCAGCTATTCTGGCCTTGTTTGTAGCCTTGTGGCTACTGCCTTTCTGGGCCGTCCTAATGACGTCGCTCAAGGACGACACTGAGGCGAGGCTTACTCTCCCGGTTGCTCCTCCAACCAGGCCGACTCTGTACCCCTTCTTCAGGGCTTTTGATTTAATGAAGCAGGGGCTTTTCAACAGCCTTGTATTCACGGTGCTAGCCACTATCTTTTCAACCGTTATCGGGAGCCTTAACGGGTACTTCCTGGCTAAAATAAGGTACTCTGACATCCTCATCCTGCTCCTAAGCTTCGGCATATTCATCCCCTACCATGCAGTCGCTATACCCCTGCTAATCGTTACCAGCCGACTCGGACTCTACAACTCGCTCCTTGGGCTAACCCTCGTCCACACGGCCTACGGGATACCCATCTGCACCCTCTTCTTTACGAGCTTCCTGAGCGAGCTGCCCCAGAGCCTCATAGACGCGGCACGCGTCGACGGCGCCGACGAGACGACGATTTACACGAGAGTTGTTCTCCCGGTATCGTGGCCGGCCTTTGTTGTTACAGCTGTCTTCCAGTTCACCAGTATATGGAACGACTTTCTCTTCGGCCTAATACTAACCCAGGGCGTAAACCAGCCTGCAAGCGTCGTGCTCGCCAACCTTCTTGGCACAACGGCTGCCGAGTGGAATACTCAGATGGCCGGGACCTTCCTCTACGCCTTTCCGGTAGTTCTGGTATACTTCCTCCTCGGGAAATACCTGGTGAGAGGCTATCTTGCTGGAGCAATAAAGGCTTGA
- a CDS encoding carbohydrate ABC transporter permease, with protein sequence MSFSGKTLITLLFLLFISLAFFFVYALIGWNVLLSFTESRGLSITYQFAGLEQYYKAVNDPVFYTSLKNNALLIILFIPGTMGIGLMLAVLMNTVSSRLEGFFRTVFLMPFSLSFVVTAAMWAWMFNYSFGVLNSILSTLLGLRVNWLGDPGLALYSVILALVWQFSGYTALIFLAGIKSIPVSQLEAAMVDGASSLQVYGSIILPQLKPWFLSSFVVLMVFALKAFDFIFVLTNGGPGVSTYVLALLMYRRAFFETDFPYGAALATILLLVVVAVVAPYLAFSLRKR encoded by the coding sequence ATGTCTTTTAGTGGGAAGACGTTGATTACGCTACTTTTCCTCTTGTTCATATCCCTAGCATTCTTCTTCGTTTATGCTCTAATCGGTTGGAACGTTCTCCTGTCCTTTACAGAGAGCCGGGGCCTCTCTATAACCTATCAGTTCGCGGGGCTCGAGCAGTACTACAAGGCTGTCAATGACCCAGTCTTTTACACTTCTCTGAAGAACAATGCCCTGCTAATAATTCTCTTTATTCCCGGCACAATGGGTATAGGCCTCATGCTAGCCGTACTGATGAACACTGTGTCATCAAGGCTCGAGGGATTCTTCAGGACGGTTTTCCTGATGCCGTTCTCCCTCTCATTCGTCGTAACAGCGGCGATGTGGGCATGGATGTTCAACTACTCTTTTGGCGTCCTCAACTCTATCCTGTCAACACTCCTTGGGCTGCGCGTAAACTGGCTAGGCGACCCCGGTCTAGCTCTATACAGCGTGATACTAGCGCTCGTCTGGCAGTTCTCAGGCTACACGGCTCTGATATTCTTAGCGGGTATAAAGTCGATACCGGTATCCCAGCTTGAAGCGGCGATGGTTGACGGGGCTTCTAGCCTTCAAGTCTACGGCTCGATCATTCTCCCACAGCTTAAGCCATGGTTTCTCTCCTCATTCGTAGTGCTCATGGTCTTTGCCTTGAAAGCCTTCGACTTCATATTTGTCCTCACGAACGGGGGGCCAGGAGTGTCAACCTACGTGCTAGCATTACTGATGTACCGGCGCGCGTTTTTCGAGACGGACTTTCCTTATGGCGCGGCTCTGGCAACCATCCTACTATTAGTGGTAGTAGCAGTGGTCGCTCCTTATCTGGCTTTTTCGCTTAGGAAGAGGTGA